One Pseudodesulfovibrio cashew DNA window includes the following coding sequences:
- the pfkB gene encoding 1-phosphofructokinase: protein MHSTRTRIVTVTMNPAIDMACSVPGFAAGEVNRVAEYRMDAAGKGVNIAGLLRMFDLPVTATGFLGDGNAGIFERYFAQRGITDEFIRVPGETRIGIKVLDPEKQSTTDINFPGLPPEESHLAELKATVARLSEEAAIVVIAGSLPAGVSPKVVGELVSLVKSKGAKAVVDTSGPALKSALDAAPWLMKPNDAELGELVGRPVSELNELADEARSLNRKGIATVAVSLGSRGAIFVEEGSELLARPPRIEAVSTVGAGDAMIGGLVAGMALDLPREERIRLATALSAATVSQAGPALENLDKARSLESEVEITQL, encoded by the coding sequence ATGCACAGCACACGAACACGGATCGTCACCGTCACCATGAACCCGGCCATCGACATGGCATGCTCTGTTCCGGGCTTTGCCGCCGGAGAAGTCAACCGCGTGGCCGAATACCGCATGGACGCAGCAGGAAAGGGCGTGAACATCGCCGGGCTGTTGCGCATGTTCGACCTGCCCGTCACCGCCACAGGCTTTCTGGGAGACGGTAACGCAGGGATATTCGAGCGCTACTTCGCCCAGCGGGGCATCACCGACGAGTTCATCCGCGTGCCGGGCGAGACCCGCATCGGCATCAAGGTGCTCGACCCGGAAAAGCAGTCCACCACGGACATCAACTTTCCGGGACTCCCCCCGGAGGAAAGCCATCTGGCCGAGCTCAAGGCGACCGTGGCACGACTCTCGGAAGAAGCCGCGATCGTGGTCATTGCCGGCAGTTTGCCGGCAGGCGTTTCGCCCAAAGTTGTCGGGGAACTGGTTTCTCTCGTCAAAAGCAAGGGAGCAAAGGCAGTGGTGGACACCAGCGGCCCGGCCCTGAAGAGCGCCCTCGATGCCGCGCCATGGCTGATGAAACCCAATGACGCGGAATTGGGCGAACTGGTGGGCCGACCCGTGAGCGAACTGAACGAACTGGCGGACGAGGCGCGGAGCCTGAACCGGAAGGGCATCGCCACCGTGGCCGTATCACTTGGCTCGCGTGGGGCCATCTTCGTCGAGGAAGGGTCGGAATTGCTCGCGCGTCCGCCCAGGATCGAGGCGGTCAGCACGGTTGGCGCGGGAGATGCCATGATCGGCGGTCTGGTCGCCGGAATGGCGCTGGACCTCCCGCGCGAGGAACGAATCAGATTGGCGACGGCCCTGTCCGCCGCCACCGTGTCCCAGGCCGGACCTGCCCTGGAAAATCTCGACAAGGCCAGAAGCCTGGAATCAGAGGTGGAGATCACACAACTTTAA
- the ptsP gene encoding phosphoenolpyruvate--protein phosphotransferase, translating into MIEMSKGNIVLGAEPSGKLQAIEQVGEILVREGFIRPAYIDSMKRREEVANTFLGNGISIPHGLPENRDDILKTGVAVLQVPNGVTWNPGEIVHLVVGIAAKSDEHIEILTNLTHVLDDAETVENLTATNDPADIARALSGDAGAKSRPGPVLDVSGFDHSVDVPVINPHGLHARPATFFVDIAKQFESEIYVEYDGRSGNGKSLASLLKLGVSSGKTIRLHGKGADASQALAALKDAVDAGLGEKEEEKSVAQAAHGWVPSEVKRTVPGCTASPGLACGPIRQFTHRRIVVEAVAKDPEFEISELTHAIASAKSNLRLLYNEVRSRSGEPQAAIFRAHEAFLDDPELLAETRDRIKNGNSAGYAWRQAIEDRVRAMEQHDDEVLAARAMDLRDVGRRVLRHLAGVLQDEPFTTDKPVILAAEDLTPSDTALLDPARILGFCTASGGPTSHSAIIARSLGIPAIVAAGPAILRIEDGTMAILDGDSGNLYLEPSQADIAAAEETRQRIEEERNEEYRTRYEPALTLDGERVEVVANIGKANEAAKAVEGGGEGVGLLRTEFLFLDRETPPDEDEQYQSYKAMVEDLNGLPIIIRTLDIGGDKAVSYLDLPAEDNPFLGERGIRLCLNRPELFLVQLRAIYRASKHGPLRIMFPMIATLAELEAAKRLAEKARIEVGADPVPIGIMVEVPSAAVMAVEFAREVDFFSVGTNDLTQYVMAMDRVHPTLAMHADSLHPAVLRLIDQVVRAADGAGIWTGVCGGLAGEPLGAVILAGLGVKELSMVIPSIASVKAKLRSISMEQARELAQQALACSDNNQVRALKLP; encoded by the coding sequence ATGATCGAGATGAGCAAAGGCAATATCGTTCTGGGAGCGGAACCTTCCGGCAAGTTGCAGGCAATAGAGCAGGTCGGCGAAATCCTCGTGCGGGAGGGCTTCATCCGACCCGCCTACATCGACAGCATGAAACGACGTGAGGAGGTGGCCAACACCTTCCTCGGCAACGGCATCTCCATTCCCCACGGCCTTCCGGAAAACAGGGACGACATTCTCAAGACAGGTGTCGCGGTACTTCAGGTGCCCAACGGGGTCACCTGGAACCCGGGCGAGATCGTGCATCTTGTGGTGGGCATTGCGGCCAAGTCCGACGAACACATCGAGATTCTAACCAACCTGACCCATGTGCTCGACGACGCCGAGACCGTTGAGAATCTCACCGCGACCAATGACCCTGCGGACATCGCCCGCGCCCTCAGCGGCGATGCCGGGGCCAAATCGCGGCCGGGACCGGTCCTCGACGTGTCCGGCTTCGACCACTCCGTGGATGTCCCGGTCATCAACCCCCACGGGCTGCACGCCCGCCCGGCAACGTTCTTCGTGGACATCGCCAAGCAATTCGAATCGGAAATCTACGTCGAATACGACGGCCGTTCAGGAAACGGCAAGAGCCTCGCCTCACTGCTCAAGCTCGGTGTGAGCAGCGGCAAAACCATCCGGCTTCACGGCAAGGGAGCCGACGCCAGCCAGGCCCTGGCCGCCCTGAAGGATGCCGTGGATGCGGGACTGGGTGAAAAGGAAGAGGAAAAGAGCGTTGCCCAGGCGGCGCACGGCTGGGTTCCGAGCGAGGTGAAGCGCACCGTTCCCGGCTGCACCGCGTCCCCCGGACTCGCCTGCGGCCCCATCCGGCAGTTCACACACCGCCGCATCGTGGTCGAGGCCGTGGCCAAGGACCCCGAATTCGAAATTTCGGAACTGACCCATGCCATCGCCTCGGCAAAGAGCAATCTGCGGCTGCTCTACAACGAAGTCAGGTCCCGCTCCGGCGAGCCGCAAGCCGCCATTTTCCGCGCCCACGAGGCCTTTCTGGACGATCCCGAACTCCTGGCCGAAACCAGGGACCGAATCAAGAACGGCAACAGTGCCGGATATGCGTGGCGGCAGGCCATTGAGGACCGCGTCCGGGCCATGGAGCAGCACGACGACGAAGTACTGGCCGCACGAGCCATGGACCTCCGCGACGTCGGGCGGCGCGTGTTGCGCCATCTGGCCGGAGTGCTCCAGGACGAACCGTTCACTACGGACAAGCCGGTCATCCTCGCCGCCGAGGATCTCACGCCTTCGGACACCGCCCTGCTCGACCCGGCGCGCATCCTTGGGTTCTGCACCGCAAGCGGCGGCCCGACCTCTCACTCGGCCATTATCGCCCGCTCCCTCGGCATTCCCGCCATCGTTGCCGCGGGCCCGGCCATCCTCAGGATCGAGGACGGCACCATGGCCATTCTCGACGGCGACAGCGGCAACCTGTACCTGGAGCCCAGCCAGGCGGATATCGCTGCGGCGGAAGAGACCCGGCAACGAATCGAGGAGGAGCGCAATGAGGAGTACCGGACCCGCTACGAACCGGCCCTGACCCTGGACGGCGAACGCGTCGAAGTGGTGGCCAACATCGGCAAGGCCAATGAAGCGGCCAAGGCCGTTGAAGGAGGCGGCGAAGGCGTCGGCCTGCTGCGCACGGAGTTCCTGTTCCTGGATCGGGAGACCCCGCCGGACGAGGACGAGCAATATCAGAGCTACAAGGCCATGGTGGAGGACCTCAACGGCCTGCCCATCATCATCCGCACGCTGGACATCGGCGGAGACAAGGCCGTCTCCTATCTGGACCTGCCCGCAGAAGACAATCCCTTCCTGGGAGAGCGCGGCATCCGCCTCTGCCTCAACCGGCCCGAACTCTTTCTGGTGCAGCTTCGCGCCATCTACCGCGCCTCGAAACACGGCCCGCTGCGCATCATGTTTCCCATGATCGCCACCCTGGCCGAGCTGGAGGCCGCAAAACGCCTGGCCGAAAAGGCGCGGATCGAAGTCGGCGCCGACCCCGTGCCCATCGGCATCATGGTCGAGGTGCCCTCGGCGGCGGTCATGGCCGTTGAATTCGCTCGGGAAGTGGATTTCTTCTCCGTGGGCACCAACGACCTCACCCAGTACGTCATGGCCATGGACAGGGTGCATCCCACCTTGGCCATGCATGCCGACAGCCTCCACCCCGCCGTGCTGCGGCTCATCGATCAGGTGGTACGGGCCGCCGACGGAGCGGGCATCTGGACCGGCGTATGCGGCGGCCTCGCCGGAGAACCGCTCGGTGCGGTCATCCTCGCGGGACTGGGCGTCAAAGAGCTCAGCATGGTCATTCCCAGCATCGCGTCGGTCAAGGCGAAGCTCCGGTCCATCAGCATGGAGCAGGCGCGCGAACTGGCGCAACAGGCCCTGGCATGCAGCGACAACAACCAGGTCAGGGCACTCAAGCTGCCGTAA
- a CDS encoding cation-translocating P-type ATPase: MNEAAFHALSADETFSTLNSTTQGLSSKEAASRLSANGPNDLISAKPSSRLAILLAQFKDLLVAVLIVAGIISFCLAFVEGSWENYRNGTIIFLIVIVDAALGFGLEYKASRIVRKLRSLILSPARAMRDGRLSEIPLQALVPGDVIHIEQGDKIPADLRIVESNNLRTNEFSLTGESMPVDKDTEKLAADLTVADRINMAFAGTTVASGNGVGVVVHTGMRTELGKIAAMTEDVIEVRSPLQDELNVLAIRLTIVAGAISGGLLVLALWSGLDWLVAVTYALGVAVACVPQALPAQLTVAMSSASQHLARKNAVVKNLPTVETLGSTNVICTDKTGTVTRNEMTVTRAWIGERELQFTGVGYRPDGEVLDEASNPVPEDAIRGIDLFFRSATLASTGTIHPPDDLHEGWYAVGDPSEAALVAMSMKAGIAYHEETTNFPELRSFPFDTERKRMSSVRRLPEGDFVLMKGAPDTILDVCVSIRKDGNVQPMTREDRKRIDDRNIAFSDQALRVLALAYRQLDGDPEGISQEEAERDMVFLGLAGMIDPPRKGVREAMRKCHNAGIDIYMITGDHAATAAAIARDIGLGRNSERAVRVVRGKDMAGLGDEELAYMMHSNAALIFSRVEPAHKLRVVRLLGEQGRVVAVTGDGINDAPALKRAHIGVAMGRTGVDVAKEVAEVVLLDDNFSTLVDAVEEGRSIYSNIHKVVLASLTTNIAELLAVLLGLVGIAIGNYAIPMLTIQILAIDLFAEILPLTFLCFDPPTKDDMRRPPRNRRDHILNPATGLEIGFLGSLIGALSVGNFFLYMQRHGLNLGQDAIGTIEYARASAMTWLTMAFCQFANILSRRYRDVSIFNRNILTNRILLGAVILSAGQTFLAVHAPGIRQFLGFAPIGIEDWLYVFGAAAIFLTAWEGIKWKRRRSTSP, translated from the coding sequence ATGAACGAAGCCGCATTCCATGCCTTGTCCGCGGACGAGACGTTCTCCACACTGAACTCCACCACGCAGGGGCTTTCTTCAAAGGAGGCCGCCAGCCGCCTTTCGGCCAATGGCCCCAACGACCTCATATCGGCCAAACCCAGCTCCCGCCTGGCCATCCTCCTGGCGCAGTTCAAGGACCTGCTTGTGGCCGTTCTGATCGTGGCGGGCATCATTTCCTTTTGCCTCGCCTTTGTGGAAGGCTCATGGGAAAACTACCGCAACGGCACGATCATCTTCCTCATCGTGATAGTCGATGCGGCCCTCGGCTTTGGCCTGGAATACAAGGCCAGCCGGATCGTGCGCAAACTCCGTTCGCTCATCCTCTCCCCGGCCCGCGCCATGCGGGACGGCAGACTCTCCGAGATACCGCTCCAGGCGCTGGTGCCCGGCGACGTGATCCACATTGAGCAGGGCGACAAGATCCCCGCCGACCTGCGCATCGTCGAATCCAACAACCTGCGAACCAACGAATTCAGCCTGACCGGCGAATCCATGCCAGTCGACAAGGACACCGAGAAACTCGCCGCCGACCTCACCGTTGCCGACCGCATAAACATGGCCTTCGCCGGGACCACCGTGGCGAGCGGCAACGGCGTGGGAGTCGTGGTCCACACCGGCATGCGCACCGAGCTCGGGAAAATCGCTGCCATGACCGAGGACGTCATCGAGGTACGTTCACCGTTGCAGGACGAACTGAATGTGCTGGCGATACGACTGACCATAGTGGCCGGAGCCATCTCCGGAGGCCTCCTGGTGCTGGCCCTCTGGTCCGGCCTGGACTGGCTGGTGGCGGTGACCTACGCGTTGGGCGTGGCCGTGGCCTGCGTCCCCCAGGCGCTCCCGGCGCAGTTGACCGTGGCCATGTCCTCGGCCAGCCAGCACCTGGCCAGGAAAAACGCGGTGGTGAAGAATCTGCCCACCGTGGAGACCCTCGGCTCCACCAATGTCATCTGTACCGACAAGACCGGCACCGTCACCCGCAATGAGATGACCGTGACCAGGGCGTGGATCGGCGAACGGGAACTGCAGTTCACCGGCGTGGGCTACCGGCCCGATGGCGAGGTGCTGGACGAAGCAAGCAACCCGGTGCCGGAAGACGCCATCAGGGGAATAGACCTCTTCTTCCGAAGCGCCACCCTTGCGTCGACGGGCACCATCCATCCCCCGGACGACCTGCACGAGGGGTGGTATGCGGTGGGCGATCCGTCCGAGGCGGCCCTGGTCGCCATGTCCATGAAGGCCGGGATCGCCTACCACGAAGAGACCACGAACTTTCCCGAACTGCGCAGCTTCCCCTTCGATACGGAGCGCAAACGCATGAGCTCGGTCAGAAGGCTGCCTGAAGGCGACTTCGTACTGATGAAAGGGGCTCCCGACACGATCCTCGACGTCTGCGTATCCATCCGGAAGGACGGGAACGTCCAGCCCATGACGCGGGAAGACAGAAAGCGCATCGACGACAGGAACATAGCCTTCTCTGACCAGGCTCTCCGGGTGTTGGCCCTCGCCTACCGCCAACTGGACGGCGACCCTGAAGGGATTTCGCAGGAAGAGGCCGAGCGGGACATGGTCTTCCTCGGCCTCGCAGGCATGATCGATCCGCCCCGCAAAGGCGTGCGGGAGGCAATGAGAAAATGCCACAACGCAGGCATAGACATATACATGATCACCGGCGACCACGCGGCCACGGCCGCGGCCATTGCGCGGGACATCGGGCTGGGTCGGAACTCGGAACGCGCGGTGCGCGTGGTGCGCGGAAAGGACATGGCGGGCCTGGGAGACGAGGAACTAGCCTACATGATGCACAGCAACGCCGCCCTGATCTTTTCCCGTGTGGAGCCGGCGCACAAGCTGCGCGTGGTCCGCCTGCTCGGGGAGCAGGGGCGCGTGGTCGCCGTGACGGGCGACGGCATCAACGACGCCCCGGCCCTGAAGCGGGCTCACATCGGCGTGGCCATGGGACGGACCGGCGTGGACGTGGCCAAGGAAGTCGCCGAGGTGGTGCTGCTGGACGACAACTTCTCCACCCTGGTGGACGCCGTGGAAGAAGGGAGGAGCATCTACAGCAACATCCACAAGGTGGTGCTCGCCTCCCTTACAACCAACATCGCGGAGCTTCTGGCGGTCCTCCTCGGCCTGGTCGGCATCGCCATCGGAAACTACGCCATCCCCATGCTGACGATCCAGATTCTGGCCATCGACCTCTTCGCGGAGATTCTGCCGCTGACTTTCCTGTGTTTCGATCCGCCAACAAAAGACGACATGCGGAGGCCGCCCCGAAACCGCCGGGACCATATCCTCAACCCGGCCACAGGGCTCGAGATAGGCTTTCTCGGCTCCCTTATCGGGGCGCTGTCCGTGGGCAACTTCTTCCTCTACATGCAGCGCCACGGCCTGAACCTGGGGCAGGACGCCATCGGCACCATCGAGTACGCGAGGGCCAGCGCCATGACCTGGCTGACCATGGCGTTCTGCCAGTTCGCCAATATCCTGTCCCGTCGATATCGGGACGTCTCGATTTTCAACCGCAACATCCTCACCAACAGAATACTGCTCGGTGCGGTCATCCTCTCGGCCGGTCAAACCTTCCTCGCGGTCCACGCGCCCGGCATACGCCAGTTCCTAGGCTTCGCTCCCATCGGAATCGAGGACTGGCTCTACGTCTTTGGGGCGGCGGCCATTTTCCTCACCGCGTGGGAAGGCATCAAGTGGAAGCGGAGGCGCTCCACCTCGCCATGA
- a CDS encoding PAS domain-containing hybrid sensor histidine kinase/response regulator, translating into MSILFAASGEELLELSEGMPCIMMLIGMQLPDMTPIEFIDHSSARGNDAQVVIVCGEGEASSGARLAHPRIFSIIVDGALVDYQLRNVFHRALRHADMKSWLGFSCQDAPGAKNSYRRLFDNFPVGTMVSDYDGHLYFVNAEMARILGAETPKQFLQKYNGLDKTLYVHQRDRRQLLHELLATGEVLNFEFEAHHLQHGKAWLAMNVRARRSRPGEKILIDTFVRDVSARKMAEAALVASEHKYRHLFDHAGEGILLVNSELVISDANHAAGELFGAASHTILAGMSLSDRLDHGTGLTPKKIRTWIRNSPAGIVRREMSLTQLDGPRIYVAATIRLNRDDQCYQIILTDITARRQTEESLRLAKEAAESASKAKSNFLANMSHEIRTPLNGMMGMLHLLGETPLTEEQTECVESGIASCRRLTQLLGDILDLSKIEAGRVDVFNEELDLRFLMDSLETLFGMAIRQAGLSFHIDMSPATPANLIGDSIKTQQILNNLVGNAIKFTPAGSIRVEVTPLSQLVPDKARVLFSVIDTGVGMRPDMFDHLFNAFTQADSSFTREYQGAGLGLSIVRNLVRLMGGTLCVESEPDKGTAIHFCLPFGLDAPGLNERQYIKSCEKTGEDLRRVLVVEDESVNSLFLKRVLAKRNCAVQVAENGSLAIKALAESDFDIVLMDVHMPVMGGVEATKAIRTGMAGEAMRDIPIVAVTACAMQSDKEVFMDAGMNEYLPKPIDIKSLFGVLDGLMPPVVNPMKRDRVRWR; encoded by the coding sequence GTGAGCATCCTATTCGCGGCCAGCGGAGAAGAACTGCTGGAGCTCTCGGAAGGGATGCCCTGCATCATGATGCTCATCGGGATGCAACTCCCGGACATGACACCGATCGAGTTCATCGATCACTCGTCGGCGCGGGGAAATGACGCGCAGGTCGTCATCGTGTGCGGAGAGGGCGAAGCCTCTTCCGGCGCACGGTTGGCCCACCCTCGCATATTCAGCATCATCGTCGACGGCGCACTGGTCGATTATCAGTTGAGGAACGTTTTCCATCGTGCGCTCCGCCATGCCGACATGAAGTCCTGGCTCGGCTTTTCCTGCCAGGATGCCCCTGGCGCAAAGAACTCGTACCGGCGTCTCTTCGACAATTTCCCGGTGGGGACGATGGTTTCCGACTACGACGGCCACCTATACTTCGTAAACGCGGAGATGGCGCGCATCCTCGGGGCCGAAACACCGAAGCAATTTCTGCAGAAATACAACGGCCTCGACAAGACTCTCTACGTGCATCAACGCGACAGGCGGCAATTGCTGCACGAACTCCTTGCAACGGGAGAGGTGCTGAACTTCGAGTTCGAGGCCCATCATCTGCAACACGGGAAAGCATGGCTGGCCATGAACGTCCGAGCCCGACGAAGCCGCCCCGGAGAGAAGATCCTCATCGACACCTTTGTCCGTGATGTCTCGGCGCGCAAGATGGCCGAGGCCGCCCTTGTGGCGTCGGAACACAAATACCGCCATCTCTTCGATCACGCTGGCGAGGGCATCCTGCTTGTGAACAGCGAACTGGTCATCTCCGACGCCAACCATGCGGCCGGGGAGCTCTTCGGCGCGGCCTCGCATACAATACTTGCGGGAATGTCCCTTTCCGACCGGCTCGACCACGGGACCGGTCTGACCCCAAAGAAAATCCGGACCTGGATACGAAATTCCCCCGCAGGCATCGTCCGCCGGGAAATGAGCCTCACGCAGTTGGACGGCCCCAGAATATACGTCGCCGCCACCATCAGGCTGAACCGGGACGACCAATGCTACCAGATCATCCTCACGGACATCACGGCCAGGAGGCAGACCGAGGAGTCCCTGCGCCTCGCCAAGGAGGCGGCGGAATCCGCAAGCAAGGCCAAATCGAACTTCCTGGCCAACATGAGCCATGAAATCCGAACCCCTCTCAACGGGATGATGGGAATGCTCCACCTGCTTGGGGAGACTCCCCTGACCGAAGAACAAACGGAATGCGTCGAGTCCGGCATAGCCTCATGCCGAAGGTTGACGCAGCTCCTCGGCGACATCCTGGACCTTTCCAAAATCGAGGCGGGCCGCGTCGACGTGTTCAATGAGGAGCTGGACTTGCGGTTCCTGATGGATTCCCTGGAGACATTGTTCGGCATGGCGATCCGGCAGGCCGGGCTTTCCTTTCATATCGACATGTCCCCCGCGACCCCGGCCAACCTGATAGGAGACAGCATCAAGACGCAACAGATACTCAACAATCTGGTGGGCAATGCCATCAAGTTCACTCCCGCCGGGTCCATCCGGGTGGAGGTCACTCCCCTGTCGCAACTCGTCCCGGACAAGGCCAGAGTTCTCTTCTCGGTGATCGACACCGGCGTGGGCATGAGGCCGGACATGTTCGACCACCTGTTCAACGCCTTCACCCAGGCCGACAGCAGTTTCACCCGGGAGTACCAGGGGGCTGGGCTGGGGCTTTCCATCGTCAGAAACCTCGTGCGGCTCATGGGAGGCACCCTCTGCGTGGAGAGCGAGCCCGACAAAGGCACGGCCATCCACTTTTGCCTGCCCTTCGGGCTGGATGCGCCCGGACTCAATGAACGACAATACATTAAATCGTGTGAAAAAACCGGGGAGGATCTCCGCCGCGTGCTCGTGGTTGAAGACGAGTCGGTAAACAGCCTGTTTCTGAAACGCGTCCTCGCGAAGCGGAACTGCGCCGTTCAGGTCGCCGAAAACGGGAGCCTCGCCATCAAGGCCCTCGCCGAGTCCGATTTCGACATCGTTCTGATGGACGTCCACATGCCGGTCATGGGTGGTGTCGAGGCTACAAAGGCAATCCGGACCGGCATGGCCGGAGAGGCGATGCGCGACATCCCCATCGTGGCGGTCACGGCCTGCGCCATGCAAAGCGACAAGGAGGTATTCATGGACGCGGGGATGAATGAATACCTGCCAAAACCCATCGACATCAAATCGCTTTTCGGAGTTCTCGATGGCCTGATGCCGCCAGTCGTGAACCCCATGAAACGCGACAGAGTCCGATGGAGATAG
- a CDS encoding methyl-accepting chemotaxis protein, with the protein MFANMTIRTKLYVSFSLLTILILGLGSVAWFTMRQTTGLVLGVRDANGMVKLLLESRRQEKNYIIRGDKAYIERVENNISQLLSIAEEMRQRTTVPKDLAALAEVVASGKDYAGAFAALTKLTRQKTAEEAALTRSAEELTNLAATSQERAIDAGDTEQARSFGALERHAVAFTRAVHNVLSGADAMGETAGTELAAFEAVETSEPGSMERFAAAIETARDTLSRYQQTSTSLTETDAALVSSARKVIALCDDFLSRQQTIMEEETSRTEIAVASVGGLALLIACLAALTIPPAISRSIRDGILFAEGMARGDLTRDMDIRQQDEIGTLGNSLNAMTGRLRKVLSSVQLSSENVVCGSSQLSATSELLAQGATEQASSVQEVASTMDQMAMTINSNTDDAQATEKIAEAAARKARQGGEAMSQTTTAMREIAEKISIIEDIARQTNLLALNAAIEAARAGEHGKGFAVVAAEVRKLAEHSRLAAGEISELSARSVSIADEADAVLTQLIPDIQETAQLVQKIAASCEEQSTGAEQISTAMRQLDQVVQQNAAAAEQMASTSEELSAQATSLQDAIAFFRIGNGDDGAESDAPLPHAVQVAHRLELSLPEGEYCGTAPALATGHNEYVKY; encoded by the coding sequence ATGTTTGCGAATATGACCATCAGAACGAAGCTGTATGTCAGCTTCTCCCTGCTAACGATTCTGATCCTCGGCCTGGGTTCCGTGGCCTGGTTCACCATGCGGCAGACAACCGGCCTGGTCCTTGGCGTGAGAGACGCCAACGGCATGGTCAAACTTCTTCTCGAAAGCCGACGACAGGAAAAGAACTACATAATACGCGGCGACAAGGCCTACATAGAGAGAGTGGAAAACAACATCTCGCAACTCCTGTCCATTGCTGAGGAAATGAGACAGAGAACAACAGTACCCAAAGACCTGGCAGCATTGGCCGAGGTAGTCGCCTCCGGCAAAGACTATGCAGGCGCATTTGCCGCTCTCACCAAACTGACGAGACAGAAAACCGCAGAGGAAGCAGCCCTGACGCGGAGTGCAGAGGAACTCACGAACCTCGCGGCGACTTCGCAGGAAAGGGCCATCGATGCGGGCGACACGGAACAGGCCCGATCATTCGGCGCTCTGGAAAGGCATGCCGTCGCCTTCACGCGTGCGGTTCACAACGTCCTGAGCGGGGCGGACGCGATGGGTGAAACCGCCGGCACGGAGCTGGCAGCATTCGAGGCCGTGGAGACATCCGAACCTGGTTCGATGGAACGGTTTGCCGCCGCAATCGAAACGGCCCGGGACACCCTTTCCCGATACCAACAGACCTCCACCTCGCTAACGGAGACCGACGCGGCCCTCGTATCCTCGGCCAGGAAGGTCATCGCCCTGTGCGACGACTTCCTGTCACGGCAACAGACGATCATGGAGGAAGAGACCTCCCGGACCGAGATCGCAGTAGCCTCGGTCGGAGGGCTGGCGCTCCTCATCGCCTGCCTCGCCGCCCTCACCATTCCTCCGGCGATCAGTCGCTCCATCCGGGACGGAATCCTTTTCGCCGAAGGGATGGCCCGGGGCGATCTGACACGAGACATGGACATTCGGCAGCAGGATGAAATCGGCACGCTGGGGAACTCCCTCAACGCCATGACGGGCCGGTTGCGCAAGGTGCTGTCGTCCGTGCAGCTTTCCTCCGAAAACGTGGTCTGCGGCAGCAGTCAGTTGTCTGCCACGTCGGAACTCCTTGCCCAGGGGGCCACGGAACAGGCCTCCAGCGTGCAGGAGGTGGCCTCGACCATGGACCAGATGGCGATGACCATCAACAGCAATACCGATGACGCGCAGGCAACGGAAAAAATCGCCGAAGCGGCAGCCAGGAAGGCCCGCCAGGGCGGCGAGGCCATGTCCCAGACCACCACCGCAATGCGGGAGATCGCAGAAAAGATCTCCATCATAGAGGACATTGCCCGACAGACCAACCTCCTGGCGCTCAACGCCGCCATCGAGGCAGCCCGGGCCGGAGAGCACGGCAAGGGGTTCGCCGTGGTCGCAGCGGAAGTCCGCAAGCTGGCCGAGCACAGCCGCCTGGCGGCTGGCGAAATAAGCGAGCTGTCGGCCCGGAGCGTCAGCATCGCCGACGAGGCCGACGCGGTCCTGACCCAACTCATACCCGATATCCAGGAAACGGCCCAACTGGTCCAGAAGATCGCCGCCAGTTGCGAGGAACAGAGCACCGGCGCCGAACAGATAAGCACCGCCATGCGCCAGCTCGACCAGGTCGTCCAGCAGAACGCCGCTGCCGCCGAGCAGATGGCGTCCACTTCCGAAGAGCTTTCGGCGCAGGCCACTTCCCTGCAAGACGCTATCGCTTTCTTCCGGATCGGCAACGGCGATGACGGTGCTGAATCCGACGCCCCGCTGCCGCATGCCGTACAGGTTGCCCACCGTCTCGAGCTGTCCCTCCCCGAGGGGGAATACTGCGGGACGGCACCTGCTCTCGCGACCGGACACAATGAATACGTCAAATACTGA
- a CDS encoding Rid family detoxifying hydrolase, protein MSDITFIATEDAPAAVGPYSQAAISNGMLYVSGQLGLNPKTMTLAEGFNAQTQQSLDNLKAILDAAGCCTEDIVSVDVFLVDMGEFQSLNKLYADFMGDHKPARAAIQVAALPLGGLVEIKCVARVRS, encoded by the coding sequence ATGAGCGACATCACCTTCATCGCCACCGAAGACGCCCCGGCCGCCGTGGGCCCTTACTCCCAGGCCGCTATTTCCAACGGCATGCTCTACGTGAGCGGCCAGCTCGGCCTCAACCCGAAAACCATGACCCTGGCCGAAGGCTTCAACGCCCAGACCCAGCAGTCACTGGACAACCTCAAGGCCATCCTGGACGCCGCCGGGTGCTGCACGGAAGACATCGTCAGCGTGGACGTGTTCCTGGTGGACATGGGCGAATTCCAGAGCCTCAACAAGTTGTATGCGGACTTCATGGGCGATCACAAACCCGCCCGTGCTGCCATCCAGGTCGCCGCTCTGCCCCTTGGCGGCCTGGTCGAAATAAAATGCGTGGCCAGGGTGCGTTCCTGA